The Ruania halotolerans genome contains the following window.
AGAGTCATGGCCAGGCCCTGCCACACCGCCGGAGCACGTAGCACGCCCGGCGGAACCACCGGCAACTCCCCACGCCGCTCGGAATTGCGCTGCGACCTGCCGAACAGGATCAGCACCACCCCGGCCGCGGCGAGCATCCCGAGCAACGGCCACGGCCAACCCGCTGCCGGCCCAAGCGTCAGCGGCACCACGAGGAACAGCAGACCCGTCCCGAGTCCGATGGTGCCGAGCAGATCGAGCGCCAGCGGAGCCGATGACCGCGATTCCGGCACGGCACGCAGACCCAGCAGCGCGGCGGCCCCGATCATCCCGGTGGCCGCCTGCACCAGCCGCCACCCCAGATCCGGACCGGCGAACTCGACGGCCGCTCCAGCCATCAGTTGCCCAGCGATGGTCGCGATCCCGCCCCGACGATCCATTGGAATCCACTTCTCGTATCTGAACCTCCGCCGCCGGGGGTTCGATCGCGAAAAGTGGATTCAGATGCGGGGCAAACATCAGGCGAGGCCTCCTCAGTGCGGTACCCGCAGCACCGCGCGGACGCCACCGAGCTCGGAGTCGGTGAGCGTGACGTCCCCGCCCTGGGTGCGCGCGACCTCCCGTGCGATTGCCAGGCCCAGGCCGGCGCCGCCGGCCTCCCGTTCGCGGGCCTCATCCAGCCGCACGAACCGTTCGAATACGCGCTCGCGATCCGATTCCGGTATCCCCGCACCGTCGTCCTCCACGGCCACCTCGCCGTCGTAAATGCGGACCCGGACCGTGCTGCTCGCGTGACGAGCCGCATTATCGAGCAGGTTGCGCAGTACGCGCGTCAGCGTCGAGCTGTTCCCGAGCCCATGCCCGCCGCCCTCGACGAGCGGTTCTGGACCGAGACGCGCGTCCCGCACCGCGTCCCGGACCAGCGCCCGTAGGTCGAGCTCCTCCGTGCGAGCCGGGGCCGATCCCAGCCGGGAGAGCAGCAGCAGATCTTCCACCAGCGCCTGCATCCGGGTCACCTCGTGCCGGAGGTCAGGTACCAGCTCGCTCTGTTGATAGCTCTCTGGGTGCGCGGTGGCCACGTCGAGGCTCGCTCGTAGCGCAGCCAACGGGGAGCGCAGTTCGTGCGCGGCATCGGCAACGAACGCGCGCTGACGGGCCGCAGCCACGTCGAGGGCGTCCAACATCTCGTTCAGGGTGCGGGCCAGCGCCGCCAGCTCGTCATCTGCCGGCGGTACGGGCAGGGTGCCCGGTCCACCGGTGCGAGCCACCCGCTCCGCGCCGCGGCGCAACTCCTCCACTGGCCGCAACGCACGCCCGAGTACGAGCCAGATGGTCCACGCGAGCAGGAGGGTGAGCACCGGAACGATCGCCACCAGCGAGATCGTCAGGGCTCGCAGCAGACCTCGCACCTCGGCCAACGGCATACTCACCACCACGGTTGCCGGCTCCCCGCGGTACTCGGCGGCGAGTACAGCCAGCCGCACCTCATCGTCATAGGCGGTGCTGGTGGTCGTCACCGCCACCTCCCCCTCGCCGGTGCGGGCCAGGAGCGGCGCCGTCTCGCTCACAGGCACTACCGGCAGGGTCCGGCTGGCGTTCGACGACGTAGCCAGCACCCGGCCCTCGGCGTCCAGCAGTTGCGCGATCTCGCCGGGCTCTCCCACCGGAAGGGTGTCCGCGATGCGATCGTCCCTCGCCAGCGCAGCGAGCGTCTCCGCCCGTGCCACCGTGATCTCGTCGAGAGTGGCGACGCGCCCCCGAGAGAGCACAGTGGTCAGCGCCAGCGCGCCGAGGGCGAGCGTCAGGCACAGCAGCCCCGCCGTCAACAGGGTCAGGCGCAAGCGGAGCGGCCGGCCGGATCCGGGCCTCGTCAGTTCGTCCTCGCGCTCATCGTGGTTGGTCCGGTCGGAGCGCTGCGGGGCCTCGCTCCGGTACGTCTCGTGCCTCGTCGTGCCTGCGTGCGGCAGAGCTCGACGGCTCTTCGCGCTCATCCGGGTGCACCGGTCACCCGATAACCTGCACCGCGCACGGTGGTGATCACGCCCCGGCCGAGCTTCCGGCGCAGGTAACCCACGTACTGCTCAACCACGTTGAGATCGTCCCCGGGTCCGTCCCACACGTGGTCGCGTAGCTCCACCTTGCCCACCGGGCGGTCGGCGTGACGCATCAGGTATTCCAGGAGGGCCAGCTCCCGGGTGGTCAGCTCCACCGGCGCACCCGCGAACGTGACCGACCGGCCAGCCGGGTCCAGGCGCAGCGCCCCGACAGTGAGCGTGGGCGGGTGGCTCTCCACCGGTCGCCGCAACAGCGCCCGGATCCGGGCAAGCAGCACCACGAACGCGAACGGTTTGGTGAGGTAGTCGTCGGCCCCGGCGTCGAGGCCGTCGGCCACGTCATACTCACCATCCTTGGCCGAGAGCAACAACACTGGCGTCCAGACCTGCGCCTCCCGCAGTGCCGTCACCACGTCGTAGCCATTACGCCGCGGCAACATGATGTCCAGCACGATCACGTCGTACTCACCCTCGGTCGCGGCCTGCAGCCCCGTCTCGCCGTCGTAGGCCACGTCGACGGCAAACCCTTCGGCGACCAGCCCCCGCCGCAGGGCGCTGACCAGTCCGCGCTCGTCATCGACCACCAGCACCCGCACCTGACCAGTATTCCTCGCGACCTGCGCGGGGTGAGGTAATCGGGGCACGCGCTTCTCAGCGTCGTCTCAGCGACCAACGCGCACACTGGCTGCATGAGCACTTCTCGCACCCTCTCCACTCGCGCCCGATGGGCGGTCCCCGCCGTGGCCGCCGTCGTGATCGCCGGCGCCCTCGCCGGCCCACCCCTGCTGGCTGAGGCTGACGAACCGGCCCTGCCGGAGATCACCCCAGTCGAATTGCTGACCAGCATCGCCGAAGCGGAGCCCGCGGCACTCTCCGGAACTGTGGTGCACACCGCCCGTCTCGGTCTGCCCACCGGCGGGCTCGCCGAGTTCACCGGTGCCGACCCGATCGCGCTCCTGGACGGCAGTACGACGCTGCGCGTGTGGACCGACGGGGCGGAGCGTTCGCGCGTCTCGCTGCTCGGTTCGGCCTCGGAGTACTCGGTGGTGCATGACGGCGCCGAGGCCTGGACCTATTCCAGCACTGACGAGGCCGTCACCCACTACAGCCTGGACGAGGCCGCTCAAGCCCGCTACAACGAACTCGCCGCCGACGCTCGTGCGGGCGACCTCCCTGGCGGCGCGCCGGATCTGCCCACACCGGAGGCTGCGGCACGGCAAGGTCTGGAACACGTCGAGGAGTTCTCGACCGTGACGGTGCTGGAGCACGCACGGGTGGCAGGCCGGGATGCCTACCAGTTGCAGATCACCCCCGAGACCGACGGCACGCTCGTGGAGAAGGTGCAGATCGCCGTCGACGGTGAGACCTTCACCCCATTGCAGGTGCAGGTCTGGAGTTCCGCTGACGCAGCCGCGGCCGAGTCGGCTCCGGCCCTCGAGGTCGGGTTCACCGACGTCACCTTCGCTACCCCGGATGATGCCGTGCTGTCCTTCAGCGCACCCGCCGGCGCAGAGGTCACCGAGGAGACGGTGTCGCTGCCCGCCGAGGCAGGAGAGCACGGACAGCCCGATTCCTCCGATGCGCCGCAGACCGTGGGCGAGGGCTGGGAGTCGGTCGTGGTGATGGATGACGTCGACGTCCAAGGCTTGCTCGCCGGAGACCCGCAAGCCCTCGCCGATGCGGCCGGATCGCACCCGATGCCGGGATCGGACACCGGAAGCGAGTTGATGGAGGAGTTCATGTCCACCGATTCCGACGGTCAGCCGGGTCCGCCGAGCCTCGACGCGGCCGCCCTGTTCGAGCAACTGACCACCGAGGTGCCGCAGGGCCGCGTGCTCAGCACCACACTGCTGAGTGTGCTGATCACCGACGACGGTCGCGTCCTGGCAGGTTCGGTGCCGGTCGAGACGCTGCAAGCGATGGCGTGAGCAGTACCCGGACGCCGTCCTCGCCCACCGCCTCACCCACCCCCGGTGACGCGGTGGGCGCTCGTCGTGCTGCCACCACCGGACGCACCCGAGAACCAGACGCCAGCACTGGCGCTGACGGATCGGACACTGCCGGCGCGGGCGTCGATCTGGCGATCCGCACCGAGGGTCTCACCAAGCGGTTCAGATCCGGTCAGGTGGCCGTCGACGGTATCGACCTGCGGGTCCCCCGAGGGTCGGTATACGGCTTCCTGGGTCCGAACGGGTCGGGCAAGACCACCACGATCAGGATGCTGCTCGGGCTGATCGGCCCGAGCAGCGGGCAGGCGTGGCTCTTGGGGGAGCCGATGCCCGCGGCCGGCCCCGCAGTACTGCCCCGGGTGGGCGCCCTCATCGAGGGCCCGGCATTCCACCCGTCACTCAGTGGTCGGGCGAACCTCGTCCGGCTGGATGCGTGTGATGCCTCGGCGCCGCCGCACCGCAACGCCCGCATCGATCACGCGTTGGAGCGGGTGGGCCTCGGGGCCGCGGCACTGAAGCGGTACCGCCAGTATTCGCTGGGGATGAAGCAGCGGCTCGGTCTGGCGGCGGCGCTGTTGCGGCCACGTGAATTGCTCGTGCTGGACGAGCCGACCAACGGACTCGACCCGCAGGGGACCCGGGAGGTGCGCCGGTTGGTCGGTGAGCTCGCCGAGGCAGGCACCACCGTGCTGGTCTCCTCGCATCTGCTCGCCGAGATCGAGAACGTGTGCACGCACGTCGGGATCATGAGCGCAGGCGCCCTGGTGCTGCAGGGCGAACGCACCAGCCTCACCTCCCTCGCCGATCGCCGCGTGTGGGTGCGCACCGAGTCCGAGCATGTGGCGGGCGCCGCACGGGTGCTCACCGCTCTGGGGCTGGACGAGGTGATCATCGAGGGAGCCGAGTTGCACGCCCTCCTCGCAGACGTGCGGACCGACGACGTCACACGCGCCCTGGTAGCCGCGGACATTCCGGTGCACGGCCTGTCCGAGCGCACCCCGACGCTCGAGGATGTGTTCGTCCGGTTGACGGGGGAGGGTTTCGATGTCGCGCGCTGAGAATGCCACCCTGCCAGCGGGCACCACGACGACGTCCCGCACCACCGGGGGGATGCGCCGCCTGCTGGGAAGTGAACTTCGGCTCGTGTTCGGACGCCGCCGCAATGCGGTGCTTCTCGTTGGTCTGGCGCTGGTGCCGATCCTGCTCGGCCTGGTCGTCTTTCTCGCTCAGGATTCGGTTGTCGGTTCACAAGGTCCGGGGTTCGTCGGGCGCATCACCGGCAACGGGTTGTTCCTGGTGGTGGCTGCGCTCTTCGTGTGCCTGCCGTTCCTGTTGCCATTGACGATCGGCATCGTGGCCGGGGACACGATCGCCGGTGAAGCCGCCACCGGGACCCTGCGATACCTGGTCACCCTGCCGGTGCGGCGCACCAGGCTCCTGCTCGTCAAGGCCGCGGTCGCCCTGTGCTTCGCTGCCGCGGCGGTGGCGGTGATCGCTCTCACGGGGTTGGTCACGGGCTGGCTGCTGTTCGGGATCTCCGACCTCGTGTTGCTCTCCGGGGACACCATCGCTTCGGGAGCGGGTTTGCTCCGGGTACTCGGTGTGGCCACCTATGTGGCGATGTCGATGAGTGGTCTCGTGGTGGTCGGTGTGCTCCTGTCCACGCTCACCGAGACGCCCGTGGCCGCGATGGCAGGCACGGTGACCGTTGCCGTGGTCTCCGCCGTCCTGGACAGCCTGCCGCAGCTCTCCGCCATCCATCCAGGTCTGCTCACCCATCACTGGTTCGACTTCGCGGAGTTCCTCCGCCTCGACGTCGACCCGGCGGCGCTCGCGCCCGGGTTGGTGGTTCAGGCGGTCTGGGTGGTGATCGCCGGCACCATCGCCTGGAGCCGGTTCACCACCGCCGATATCAGTTCCTGAGGGGCGCGCCCCGCTCGATCTGAACCTCTTCTTCGTACCGGAACCTCCGCCGTCGGGGGTTCGATCATGAAAAGTGGGTTCACACGCATGAGGTGCCCCTCAGCTCGGCGGTTTCATCTCCTGCACTGCCGATCGCAGCATCTCGATCATCCGCATCGCCTGGTCGACATTCGCAGGTTGAGGCGGCACCGGGGACCACAACTCGTCGTCATCGGTCACCGGTGGCGCCTCCCCGACGATCTCATCGAGGTCGGTGAGCAGGACCCCCTTGGACGCGTCCCCGGACAGGGCTGCCTCGATGCCCGCCACGTCCAGCGCCGCCGCCGAGGCGATCAGGGTGGCGTTCCCAAACCGCGCGCCATGCAGCACCGAACCCTGGATGATCATCCCCACGTGCGCGAACTGCTCTCGCAGGGTGGCCAGCTCGCGCCGAGTGAACTCCATCTCGGGCCCGGCCACCGAGTTGATCACCAGCACACCCTCGTCGGTGAGCACCTCGCGCGCGGCAGCGAAACACTCGCGTGAGGTGAACGGCGGCGGGATCCGGTTCCCCGTGAAGATGTCGAGCACGACGGCGTCCAGGTCACCTTCCGTCGGTGCGTCCAGCCATGCACGCGCATCGCCGACCTCAAGGCGCACCCCGGCCGGTACGCCGAATCGGCTCCGCACCAACTCCACCAGCATGGGGTCCAACTCGATCACCACCTGCTGCGCATCGCGTCGCCGTGCGGCGATCGCACGCGGAAGGGTGAGCAGACTGCCACCCAGATGCGCGGAGCGAGCCGGCAGCACTTGCCCTAAGGCGGCGAGCATCCACCGCACCGAGGTCAGCGCCGGTGGAGCGGCCGGATCGCCGACATGCGCCTGACGGACGCCATCGATGCTCAGCGACCAACCGGACCCGTCGCGGGTGAGCACGGCCTCACTGCCATCGCCGTAGACGACCCGTTCCGCCGCGTGCGCATCATTTTCCGCCTTCGAGGGCGGCCCGGATGGGGACATGTGCCCGATCCTGCCAGAGGCCTCTGCCGGTACCGTGTGCTCGAGCATGTGTGGCCGGCGAAGAGCGGGAGGAGCCCAGGTGACGATCTGGGAGGTCGAGGACGATGAGAAGGCGATCGAAGGACTCGACGAGTTCGGTCGACCTGACCCTGCCTACGCCGCTGCCCTCGGCCTGATTCCCGCCCCGCTGGGCCGGCGTGCGCTGGCGGCGGTGATCGACGCTGCCTGCTATCTGTTGCTCCAGGTACCCACCTGGGTCTTCGCGCTGCCGCTGGGCCTGAAGTACGTCGACGCCAGAATCAGCTGGTACGGCTTGGTCAACCACCCGCAGTTCATCCTGGCCGTGGTCATGATGGGCATCTCGTTCGTGCTCAGCATCGCCTACTGCATCGTCCAGATCGCGTTGCACGGACGGAAGGGATTCACGATCGGCAAGGTCATCATGGGCCTGCGATCGATCAACGTGAAGACCCTGGAGCGGCCCGGCTTCTTCCGGATGCTGCTGCGGTCCGCCGTGATCTGGCTCTCCGCACTGGTGGTGGTCGGTCCGATCGTGTTCCTGCTCTCGCCGCTCTTCGATCCGGAGAAGCGCGGGCGCGGGTGGCATGACATGGTGGCCCGGAGCTGGATGGTGGACGTGCGCCACGGCCTGCAGCCCTACGACGCCAAGCGGATGCGCATCGCACGCAAGACCGTCACGGCAGCACCGATCGCCCGGCCGAAGCCGATGCCCTCCCTGGCGACTCCTGCCGATGCCGGTCAGCAGCAGATCTACCGGCCCGGGGCGCGAGTGAGTGCCGGAGTGCTCGGGGTGGCGCGCCCGCACGGCGAAGGACCGCGCCCGGTGGTCGGACTCAGCGGCACCGAGGAGCAGGTGATCGCCCCGGAGTCGAACGCTGCGCCGGTGCCCGGACGGCCGGTCATGGGTGCCTATCGTCGGCCCAGCTCCACCGACGAAGCCGGCGGGGCGGCGTACCCGGCCACAGGTTCTGCCGACCTGTCGACGCAGGCGGCTCAGGCGGCCACGCCCGACGGCGTCCCCTCGCCTGGTCCGGTGCCCTCGCCAGGCCCGCTGCCCTCCGCAGGGCCCGCCACCTCGCACAGTCCCATCAGCTCACCCCCGCCCGCTCCTGAGCCGCCTCTGGTCAGCGGCGTGCCCTGGAGCGCTGCGCCCCCGTCGCCCTCATCTGGCCCTCACGAGGTCCGCACCGGTTTCGCGCTGGTGCTCGACACGGGCGATCGGGTGGTGGTGACCGAGGATGTGATCGTGGGACGCAACCCCTCGCCACCCGGTACTGCCCCGGCGGCGCGGCGTCAGGCGGTCCCCGATGACACCCGGTCCGTCTCGAAGACGCACTTCCTGGTGCGCGCGGCCGAGCAGGGCATCGTGGTGCTGGACCAGGGATCGACGAACGGCACATCGATCGTGCATGACGGCGTCGAACGCGGGCTGCCCCCCGGGCAGCCGGGCCTTGCCCTCGTGGGCGACACGGTACGGTTCGGAGAGCGAACTGCCGTGGTGGCGCGCGCGTGAGCACAGCCGGCGGACCGAGGCGGAAGATGGGGCGTGAGGCGTGAAGGTCAAGCTGACTCTGCATCGGCAGGGGGTGGCACCCGCAGACATCGTGGTGACCGCGGATTCCACCGCGACGGCCGCGGATGTCGCGAAGTACATCGCCGAGTCGGACCCGGCCCGCACCATCATCGCCGGTGAACAGGACGTGCTCACCCTCGCTGTGGCCCCGCCGACGGCGGACCGATTCGAACCTCTGCAGCCCGACGTCCCGATCGGCGAAGCGCCCATCGGGTCCGGCTTCGCTGCGTCCGTGCTCAACCTGGGCGCCCAGCAGACCGGCACCTCCTCGGCCCGGTCGAGGAACGCCGTCGGGGTGCTGCGAGCCACGGACGGTCCGTTGCGTGGGCAGGAGTTCCCGCTCACGATGGGCCACGCCTCGATCGGGCGGGACCCGGCGAACAGCATCGTGCTCGCCGATCCGATGGTCTCCAAGAGGCACGCCCGGATCGAGGTGAGTGGCTATGTGGAACTGGTGGACCTGAACTCCGCCAATGGCGTGCTGGTGGACGGCGAACCGGTACAGCGGGTGCGCCTCGTTCCCGGGAAGTCGTTCGTGATCGGCGGGACCACGCTGGTGCTGTACCTGGCCAGCGATTTCGACGGAACAGCCGAAGACCCGGTGCTGGAACGTGGCGGCGGGTTGCTGTTCAACCGCAGCCCGCGGGTGGAGGTGCGTTACCCGGGAGTGGAGCACCCGCCGCCGCGGATGCCCACAGAGGCAGTCCAGAAACTGTTCCCCTGGGTGATGCTGGTGGCGCCGATCATCATGGCGCTCTCGATCTACTTCATCACCGATCGCCCACGGGCGCTCCTGCTCGTCTTCATGACGCCGCTGATGGCCGTGGGCAACTTCATGAACCAGCGGAACCAGACGGGCAACAAGCGCAACCACGAGATCATGCTCTTCGAGCGCCAGTACGAGGAACTCGAGGAGACGCTCTACCGGGCGAAACCGGAAGAGGAGCAGGCCCGCAACGAGGAAGTGCCACCGGTGGCGGAGGTCTTCGAGCACGCGATGCGCCTCGGACCATTGTTGTGGACGCGCCGGCCCGAGCACTGGAACTTCCTCGCCCTGAGGTTGGGCATCAGCCGGGCACCCTCACGGAACTCGATCGCGGACCGGGACTCCCAGGATGGCCTTCCCGAGTACATCCATCGGGTGGACCGGCTCAAAGAGCGGTTCCGCTACGTCGATCGGGTGCCCATCCTGGACTCGTTGCGGGATGTCGGCTCGGTCGGCGTGGCCGGACCCACGGGGCCCGCCTCGGATGCCATGCGCGGGCTGGCTGTGCAAATTCTCGGTCTGCACGCTCCGAACGAGGTGGTCGCCGTGGCATTCACCGATGCCGAATGGGCCGGTGAACTCGACTGGATCAAGTGGTTGCCGCACACCACGAGCGAGACGAGCCCGTTCAAGGATCTGCCGCTGGCGGACTCGGCGCCGGCCGCGAACGCGCTGCTGAGTGCACTCGAGGAGTTCGTGCTGCGGGCCGGTTCCCGCCCGGATCCTCGTGGACCGTTCGCTGAGCGATGGAACCCGATGACCTACGGCACGGACGTG
Protein-coding sequences here:
- a CDS encoding sensor histidine kinase, yielding MSAKSRRALPHAGTTRHETYRSEAPQRSDRTNHDEREDELTRPGSGRPLRLRLTLLTAGLLCLTLALGALALTTVLSRGRVATLDEITVARAETLAALARDDRIADTLPVGEPGEIAQLLDAEGRVLATSSNASRTLPVVPVSETAPLLARTGEGEVAVTTTSTAYDDEVRLAVLAAEYRGEPATVVVSMPLAEVRGLLRALTISLVAIVPVLTLLLAWTIWLVLGRALRPVEELRRGAERVARTGGPGTLPVPPADDELAALARTLNEMLDALDVAAARQRAFVADAAHELRSPLAALRASLDVATAHPESYQQSELVPDLRHEVTRMQALVEDLLLLSRLGSAPARTEELDLRALVRDAVRDARLGPEPLVEGGGHGLGNSSTLTRVLRNLLDNAARHASSTVRVRIYDGEVAVEDDGAGIPESDRERVFERFVRLDEAREREAGGAGLGLAIAREVARTQGGDVTLTDSELGGVRAVLRVPH
- a CDS encoding response regulator transcription factor; its protein translation is MRVLVVDDERGLVSALRRGLVAEGFAVDVAYDGETGLQAATEGEYDVIVLDIMLPRRNGYDVVTALREAQVWTPVLLLSAKDGEYDVADGLDAGADDYLTKPFAFVVLLARIRALLRRPVESHPPTLTVGALRLDPAGRSVTFAGAPVELTTRELALLEYLMRHADRPVGKVELRDHVWDGPGDDLNVVEQYVGYLRRKLGRGVITTVRGAGYRVTGAPG
- a CDS encoding LolA family protein; the protein is MSTSRTLSTRARWAVPAVAAVVIAGALAGPPLLAEADEPALPEITPVELLTSIAEAEPAALSGTVVHTARLGLPTGGLAEFTGADPIALLDGSTTLRVWTDGAERSRVSLLGSASEYSVVHDGAEAWTYSSTDEAVTHYSLDEAAQARYNELAADARAGDLPGGAPDLPTPEAAARQGLEHVEEFSTVTVLEHARVAGRDAYQLQITPETDGTLVEKVQIAVDGETFTPLQVQVWSSADAAAAESAPALEVGFTDVTFATPDDAVLSFSAPAGAEVTEETVSLPAEAGEHGQPDSSDAPQTVGEGWESVVVMDDVDVQGLLAGDPQALADAAGSHPMPGSDTGSELMEEFMSTDSDGQPGPPSLDAAALFEQLTTEVPQGRVLSTTLLSVLITDDGRVLAGSVPVETLQAMA
- a CDS encoding ABC transporter ATP-binding protein, whose translation is MAIRTEGLTKRFRSGQVAVDGIDLRVPRGSVYGFLGPNGSGKTTTIRMLLGLIGPSSGQAWLLGEPMPAAGPAVLPRVGALIEGPAFHPSLSGRANLVRLDACDASAPPHRNARIDHALERVGLGAAALKRYRQYSLGMKQRLGLAAALLRPRELLVLDEPTNGLDPQGTREVRRLVGELAEAGTTVLVSSHLLAEIENVCTHVGIMSAGALVLQGERTSLTSLADRRVWVRTESEHVAGAARVLTALGLDEVIIEGAELHALLADVRTDDVTRALVAADIPVHGLSERTPTLEDVFVRLTGEGFDVAR
- a CDS encoding ABC transporter permease, with protein sequence MSRAENATLPAGTTTTSRTTGGMRRLLGSELRLVFGRRRNAVLLVGLALVPILLGLVVFLAQDSVVGSQGPGFVGRITGNGLFLVVAALFVCLPFLLPLTIGIVAGDTIAGEAATGTLRYLVTLPVRRTRLLLVKAAVALCFAAAAVAVIALTGLVTGWLLFGISDLVLLSGDTIASGAGLLRVLGVATYVAMSMSGLVVVGVLLSTLTETPVAAMAGTVTVAVVSAVLDSLPQLSAIHPGLLTHHWFDFAEFLRLDVDPAALAPGLVVQAVWVVIAGTIAWSRFTTADISS
- a CDS encoding spermidine synthase, producing the protein MSPSGPPSKAENDAHAAERVVYGDGSEAVLTRDGSGWSLSIDGVRQAHVGDPAAPPALTSVRWMLAALGQVLPARSAHLGGSLLTLPRAIAARRRDAQQVVIELDPMLVELVRSRFGVPAGVRLEVGDARAWLDAPTEGDLDAVVLDIFTGNRIPPPFTSRECFAAAREVLTDEGVLVINSVAGPEMEFTRRELATLREQFAHVGMIIQGSVLHGARFGNATLIASAAALDVAGIEAALSGDASKGVLLTDLDEIVGEAPPVTDDDELWSPVPPQPANVDQAMRMIEMLRSAVQEMKPPS
- a CDS encoding RDD family protein, whose amino-acid sequence is MTIWEVEDDEKAIEGLDEFGRPDPAYAAALGLIPAPLGRRALAAVIDAACYLLLQVPTWVFALPLGLKYVDARISWYGLVNHPQFILAVVMMGISFVLSIAYCIVQIALHGRKGFTIGKVIMGLRSINVKTLERPGFFRMLLRSAVIWLSALVVVGPIVFLLSPLFDPEKRGRGWHDMVARSWMVDVRHGLQPYDAKRMRIARKTVTAAPIARPKPMPSLATPADAGQQQIYRPGARVSAGVLGVARPHGEGPRPVVGLSGTEEQVIAPESNAAPVPGRPVMGAYRRPSSTDEAGGAAYPATGSADLSTQAAQAATPDGVPSPGPVPSPGPLPSAGPATSHSPISSPPPAPEPPLVSGVPWSAAPPSPSSGPHEVRTGFALVLDTGDRVVVTEDVIVGRNPSPPGTAPAARRQAVPDDTRSVSKTHFLVRAAEQGIVVLDQGSTNGTSIVHDGVERGLPPGQPGLALVGDTVRFGERTAVVARA